In a single window of the Littorina saxatilis isolate snail1 linkage group LG5, US_GU_Lsax_2.0, whole genome shotgun sequence genome:
- the LOC138967416 gene encoding uncharacterized protein, translating into MITMETMKASRRKQTKPNRVPFGMDPDSSAYNAGGPGSLPPPPPASSSSSSSFQGGQQQQQQEEEAPRHNGGLDREMEEGDAPLDMHVSIISCKMCPETFPTSSDHRDHMDVVHGSALVKRSRMESEFPTAYHRLGSELFQENSLLPNGHGESQSQALSLTKPKPQPDPRDFEEFSRSQANGGEGTSHKVDGGKIFHQDAYCELCDREFCNKYFLKTHRANKHGIYDSSSPTTPLPHDGSNSHYEVNLPAPQSHKVSISPSPLQQQQLRKERADGQQQQNQSQQKKLEAELDTQKKVSSVITAVMNSMSGSQSDTKTPSSSSANNSNSSASTKDPSMEDYCEFCQKHFCNKYYLKKHKQDVHGIIPETGPTPTKRSRASSSLLDLPMSTSMGSPMFVPQPMASLGGMPSLPPGVMVLNPLMPQMTIIPTGNMPQPLLHASQLHHHPQSPIMSQHLPMPGSLPGISPNTPTSQASQLSPNPDTFCSQCRKEFSNAYFLKIHKANRHGIKSDDIPPEAKMLGDMVESNGIFIPPPPPSPDIKQEGGSHSRFTPPPLTSINQMVTCRQCDKDFPNAHAFKIHQITEHGKNMEASLPDSYESSLPKSDMPPISSAESLRRMSAEAAVSQANRESGESGRSGGGTTMFSNIVAAKLADRVICEICNKDLCNKYFLKSHKLKMHGIDTDKEEGRSPGDNSQQRSPTNLPPSSSRPMASPLNMSMGSPKAPPPPPQGLIMPKLEMRDFQEYSRDYKMMEKFNSMKKFADVPSFLSETINNEYMMRAGQSPFGMAGLTQTSSNPNLSHDQLVEEGIDPEAYCDICKKEFCSKYFLRTHKQNIHGIKVDVPPIDRSRAKPGPKPGLNKMSGMGGSNGNPLMGLPMPGMPFAFPPGLILGGSNGGMGVGGMGGGGMGVGGMGGGGMGGGGRDGGLGGGGMSRGSRDSYEKHQFRWKDPSNSQRVTCDICNKEVCNKYFLRTHKLKKHGIAPSETSLSPMSGSPVPSENDASSNHSSQPDNFLLDKGMYPRLDGKCVPQSIPLPPSERSAKSASGESQSKISSSSSNRTEEEKSYLMHKRHNHFNNNNNTKDPQAVNCHLCDREFRNVQWLSAHLMKDHAEACSPELMDLRMLPPPLGHAPHFGAELEPKVCQVCRILLPNEISLQLHLLQEHNAQIRLQVDDSHRRHKDLITTSSGSPRTVGRKPVKSWRSAGSRHGLAALKRQQRMFVCSACDYHTHFLSRLHNHEESVHGIAVSAEKKQKALDVPADKASPSLKQFKCGLCPSRFTTHAYCQMHVRESHIHMLKDFVSRKRDHSMKGKLSCTLCSFSTSFPFRLHSHYTRFHHHHRRPHHLNRPNGQRKSVVVTTVNTTTTTPVAEEVVTPITRTEVVEESRNTAPCNSSMETPSFESPVEASADAEDLVKQTFQMSGEEEEEDMEATASLTLADNFMSSMRPRVHEPVSGSFRMTEVTP; encoded by the coding sequence ATGATCACCATGGAAACGATGAAGGCCAGTCGGCGGAAGCAGACGAAGCCCAACCGGGTACCTTTTGGGATGGACCCCGACTCCTCAGCTTACAACGCAGGTGGCCCGGGATCTCTACCCCCACCACCTCCagcttcctcctcctcttcctcctctttccAAGgaggtcaacaacaacaacaacaagaggagGAGGCACCACGCCACAACGGAGGCTTGGATAGAGAGATGGAGGAAGGGGACGCGCCCCTGGACATGCATGTGTCCATCATCAGCTGCAAGATGTGTCCAGAGACCTTCCCCACCAGCTCCGACCATCGTGACCACATGGACGTCGTCCACGGCTCAGCGCTGGTCAAGCGGTCAAGGATGGAGTCCGAGTTCCCCACGGCTTACCATCGCCTGGGCAGCGAGCTGTTTCAGGAGAACTCGCTGCTGCCCAACGGTCACGGTGAAAGCCAGAGTCAGGCTCTGTCCCTGACGAAGCCCAAGCCTCAGCCTGACCCTAGAGACTTTGAGGAGTTTTCCCGTAGTCAGGCCAACGGCGGAGAGGGCACTTCTCACAAAGTGGATGGAGGGAAGATCTTCCACCAGGACGCTTACTGTGAACTGTGTGACCGCGAGTTCTGCAACAAGTACTTCCTCAAGACTCACAGAGCCAACAAGCACGGCATCTACGACAGCAgctcccccaccaccccccttccccatGATGGGTCCAACTCCCATTACGAAGTCAACCTCCCTGCACCCCAATCCCACAAAGTCAGCATCTCCCCTTCACCCTTACAGCAGCAGCAGTTGCGGAAAGAAAGAGCGGATGGCCAGCAGCAGCAGAACCAGAGCCAGCAAAAGAAGCTGGAGGCGGAACTGGACACGCAGAAAAAGGTGTCTAGCGTGATCACGGCCGTCATGAACAGCATGTCCGGCAGCCAGTCGGACACCAagaccccctcctcctcctccgccaacaacagcaacagcagcgccAGCACCAAGGACCCCAGCATGGAGGACTACTGCGAGTTCTGCCAGAAGCACTTTTGCAACAAGTACTACCTGAAGAAGCACAAGCAGGACGTGCACGGCATCATCCCCGAGACGGGACCCACCCCCACCAAGCGCAGCCGTGCAAGTAGCAGCCTTCTTGACCTGCCCATGTCCACTTCCATGGGCTCTCCTATGTTCGTCCCTCAGCCTATGGCCAGTTTAGGGGGCATGCCCTCCCTGCCGCCCGGCGTCATGGTCCTCAACCCGTTAATGCCCCAGATGACCATCATCCCCACAGGCAACATGCCCCAGCCCCTGCTCCACGCCTCGCAGCTCCACCATCATCCCCAGTCCCCAATCATGTCGCAGCACCTCCCCATGCCAGGCTCTCTCCCGGGTATCTCCCCCAACACACCCACCTCCCAGGCCTCGCAGCTCAGCCCCAACCCCGACACCTTCTGCAGCCAGTGCAGGAAGGAGTTCAGCAACGCCTACTTCCTCAAGATCCACAAGGCCAACCGCCACGGCATTAAGAGCGATGACATCCCGCCAGAAGCCAAGATGCTGGGAGACATGGTGGAGAGTAATGGCATCTTCATCCCGCCTCCCCCACCTTCCCCAGACATCAAGCAGGAAGGCGGCAGTCACAGTCGCttcaccccccctcctctcaccAGCATCAACCAGATGGTGACGTGCCGCCAGTGCGACAAGGACTTCCCCAACGCCCATGCCTTCAAGATCCACCAGATCACTGAGCACGGCAAGAACATGGAAGCCTCGCTGCCCGACTCCTACGAAAGCAGCCTACCCAAGTCCGACATGCCACCCATCTCGAGCGCAGAGTCCTTGCGCCGAATGTCTGCCGAGGCGGCGGTCTCCCAGGCCAACAGAGAGAGCGGAGAGTCCGGTCGGTCAGGAGGAGGCACCACCATGTTCAGCAACATCGTAGCGGCCAAGCTGGCGGACCGAGTGATTTGCGAAATCTGCAACAAGGACCTGTGCAACAAGTACTTCCTCAAGTCGCACAAGCTGAAGATGCACGGCATTGACACGGACAAGGAAGAGGGGAGGAGTCCGGGGGACAACAGCCAGCAGCGCAGCCCCACCAACCTGCCCCCCTCCAGCAGCCGCCCCATGGCCAGTCCCCTCAACATGTCCATGGGGTCACCCAAGGCTCCCCCTCCGCCTCCCCAAGGCCTCATCATGCCCAAGCTGGAGATGAGAGACTTCCAGGAGTACAGCCGTGACTACAAGATGATGGAGAAGTTCAACAGCATGAAGAAGTTCGCTGACGTCCCGTCGTTCCTGTCGGAGACGATCAACAACGAGTACATGATGCGAGCAGGACAATCCCCGTTCGGCATGGCGGGACTGACCCAGACCTCCTCCAACCCAAACCTCAGCCACGACCAGCTGGTGGAGGAAGGCATCGATCCTGAGGCCTACTGCGACATCTGCAAGAAAGAGTTCTGCAGCAAGTACTTCCTCAGAACCCACAAGCAGAACATCCACGGCATTAAGGTAGACGTACCGCCCATTGATCGCAGTCGAGCCAAGCCCGGACCCAAACCTGGCCTGAACAAAATGAGCGGCATGGGAGGCAGCAATGGCAACCCCTTGATGGGTCTACCTATGCCCGGTATGCCCTTCGCCTTCCCACCTGGCCTCATCTTGGGCGGGAGTAACGGAGGAATGGGAGTAGGAGGAATGGGAGGAGGAGGGATGGGAGTAGGAGGAATGGGAGGAGGAGGAATGGGAGGAGGAGGCAGGGACGGAGGATTAGGAGGAGGAGGGATGAGCAGGGGAAGCAGAGACAGTTACGAGAAGCACCAGTTCCGTTGGAAGGACCCGAGCAACTCGCAGCGCGTCACGTGCGATATCTGCAACAAGGAGGTGTGCAACAAGTACTTCCTCCGCACGCATAAGCTGAAGAAGCACGGCATCGCGCCCTCAGAAACCTCCCTCTCCCCCATGAGCGGATCCCCTGTCCCCTCAGAGAACGACGCTTCCAGCAACCActccagccagccagacaactTCTTGCTGGACAAGGGCATGTACCCACGCTTGGACGGCAAGTGTGTACCACAAAGTATACCCCTGCCCCCTTCAGAGCGGTCAGCAAAGTCAGCCAGCGGAGAGAGCCAGTCGAagatcagcagcagcagcagcaatagAACCGAGGAGGAGAAGAGCTACCTCATGCACAAGCGCCACAAccacttcaacaacaacaacaacaccaaggaCCCGCAGGCGGTCAACTGCCACCTGTGCGACCGCGAGTTCCGCAACGTTCAGTGGCTGTCAGCCCACCTGATGAAGGACCACGCAGAGGCCTGCAGCCCCGAGCTAATGGACCTCAGGATGCTGCCCCCGCCCCTGGGCCATGCGCCACACTTCGGGGCCGAGCTGGAGCCCAAGGTCTGTCAGGTCTGCCGCATCCTGCTCCCCAACGAGATCAGCCTGCAGCTGCACCTCCTGCAGGAGCATAACGCTCAGATCCGCCTGCAGGTGGACGACTCTCACCGCCGTCACAAGGACCTGATAACGACATCCTCAGGGTCGCCCAGGACCGTTGGTCGCAAGCCCGTCAAGTCGTGGAGGTCTGCAGGCAGCAGGCACGGTCTGGCGGCGCTCAAGAGGCAGCAGAGGATGTTCGTGTGTTCAGCTTGCGACTACCACACCCACTTTCTTTCCAGGCTGCACAACCACGAAGAGAGCGTGCACGGTATTGCCGTCAGCGCCGAGAAGAAGCAGAAGGCTTTGGATGTTCCCGCTGACAAGGCCTCCCCGAGCCTGAAGCAATTCAAATGCGGCTTGTGCCCGTCTCGCTTCACCACGCACGCCTACTGCCAGATGCACGTGAGAGAATCTCACATTCACATGCTGAAAGACTTTGTCTCGCGCAAGCGGGACCACTCCATGAAGGGCAAGCTCTCCTGCACTCTCTGCTCCTTCTCCACTTCCTTCCCCTTCCGCCTCCACAGCCACTACACCCGCTTCCACCATCACCACCGTCGCCCCCACCACCTCAACCGCCCCAACGGTCAGAGGAAGAGTGTCGTCGTCACCACcgtcaacaccaccaccaccacaccggTTGCAGAAGAAGTCGTCACTCCCATCACACGCACAGAAGTCGTTGAGGAGTCTAGAAACACCGCACCGTGCAACAGCAGCATGGAGACGCCGTCCTTCGAGAGTCCTGTGGAGGCTTCTGCTGATGCCGAGGATCTGGTCAAGCAGACATTCCAGATGTCcggggaggaggaagaagaggacaTGGAGGCAACAGCGTCCCTGACCTTGGCCGACAACTTCATGTCTAGCATGAGGCCAAGGGTGCACGAGCCCGTGTCAGGGTCGTTCCGCATGACTGAAGTCACACCCTAG